The proteins below are encoded in one region of Struthio camelus isolate bStrCam1 chromosome 23, bStrCam1.hap1, whole genome shotgun sequence:
- the IFNLR1 gene encoding interferon lambda receptor 1 isoform X1, with protein MSAWKTRALIALCFLRHIRGHIHLPPPQNVTLLSKDFDMILTWIPGEGSPPDTTYTVRYESQERMNKWIKVPHCKNIPSTSCNLTCVLPNFFIKFRARVKAISGGLQSPWVESEFKEYYLDVELAPPVLDVSVKENLIHVNASFPLATCVESFPWMYDLDLWEAGSEDKKRYESIFRKNSVNIDTTALSGNYCLSARSSFQSIDFKHSKFSQPVCVLLNHKAAGWKFPLSAMIPASVLPFLLTGALIICLLKQDAKRTKMPHALDFSHLKVAGTAFHCELSEKEFFRDYLICTEKPVSQGKKTRTIARNNLPWMVSFLSSSEEEEEEEEEDSSTFIPYIEMLQLPKRGLNYQPSRTAQGETSLDSGSGGLRVDDGSVLDLTTLGFSLFPMRKNEVDTSGSQGNEKVSLSCSSSLGSVSLTDVRYPGPRGRGQHDTDRDERVETTPLQTLMEELSVKPLVAEQFLHRKDHHFTKYYQKQIAGHDFLITEDSQLIEDPNRVQFICFQTLQVAEDEGIASDCDSDNFTEGTPPASTVLSDAFETSNMKEKYAQKFEFKGYQHRHYMARS; from the exons ATGTCTGCCTGGAAAACCAGAGCCCTGATAGCACTGTGCTTCCTGCGGCACATTAGAG GTCACATTCATCTTCCCCCTCCTCAAAACGTTACACTGCTGTCAAAGGATTTTGATATGATTTTGACATGGATCCCAGGAGAAGGATCTCCACCTGATACGACATACACAGTGAGGTATGAAAG cCAGGAACGCATGAACAAATGGATAAAGGTCCCTCATTGCAAAAATATTCCCAGTACCTCCTGCAATCTGACTTGTGTGCTTCCAAATTTCTTCATTAAATTCCGGGCTCGAGTAAAAGCCATTTCCGGAGGACTCCAGTCGCCATGGGTAGAATCAGAGTTCAAGGAATACTATCTGGATG TGGAACTGGCTCCCCCAGTGCTAGATGTGAGTGTAAAGGAGAACTTAATCCATGTGAATGCCTCCTTCCCTTTGGCCACCTGTGTGGAGAGTTTCCCTTGGATGTATGACTTGGACCTTTGGGAAGCTGGATCTGAAGACAAG AAGCGATATGAAAGTATTTTTAGGAAGAATTCAGTGAACATCGACACCACTGCGCTTAGTGGCAATTACTGCTTGAGTGCCAGATCTTCCTTCCAAAGCATTGATTTCAAGCACAGCAAATTCTCCCAGCCAGTGTGTGTGCTATTAAACCACAAAG cagcaggatggaagtTCCCACTTTCTGCCATGATCCCTGCATCtgtcctccccttccttctcacaGGCGCCCTCATCATCTGTTTGCTGAAACAAGACGCTAAACGAACGAAGATGCCTCATGCTTTG GATTTCTCCCACTTAAAAGTTGCTGGAACAGCCTTTCACTGTGAGCTCAGTGAAAAGGAGTTCTTCAGGGACTATCTTATCTGCACAGAGAAGCCAGTATCACAAGGGAAGAAGACCAGAACTATAGCAAGAAACAACCTGCCATGGATGGTGTCTTTCCTTTCATCatcagaagaagaggaggaggaagaggaggaagacagcagtACTTTCATCCCATATATTGAAATGCTTCAGCTTCCAAAGAGAGGTCTGAACTATCAGCCGTCCAGAACAGCTCAGGGGGAAACCAGCTTGGACTCTGGATCTGGAGGTCTCCGTGTGGACGACGGATCTGTGCTTGACCTAACTACCTtgggtttctctctctttccaatgAGAAAGAATGAGGTGGACACCTCAGGATCCCAAGGAAATGAGAAAGTATCCCTTTCTTGCAGTTCCTCTTTGGGAAGTGTGTCCCTCACTGATGTGAGATATCCAGGTCCCAGGGGACGTGGACAGCATGATACAGACAGGGATGAACGCGTGGAAACGACCCCTCTTCAAACACTGATGGAAGAACTTAGTGTCAAACCTCTGGTTGCTGAACAGTTCCTGCATAGGAAGGATCATCATTTCACTAAGTATTACCAGAAGCAAATAGCTGGTCACGATTTCCTGATCACTGAGGATTCGCAGCTCATTGAGGATCCAAACAGGGTGCAGTTCATTTGCTTTCAGACATTACAGGTAGCAGAAGATGAGGGTATTGCAAGTGACTGCGACAGCGATAATTTTACAGAAGGGACACCTCCTGCATCCACTGTGCTAAGTGATGCATTTGAAACTTcaaatatgaaggaaaaatatgctCAAAAGTTTGAATTCAAAGGTTATCAGCATAGGCATTACATGGCAAGGAGCTAG
- the IFNLR1 gene encoding interferon lambda receptor 1 isoform X3: MSAWKTRALIALCFLRHIRGHIHLPPPQNVTLLSKDFDMILTWIPGEGSPPDTTYTVSQERMNKWIKVPHCKNIPSTSCNLTCVLPNFFIKFRARVKAISGGLQSPWVESEFKEYYLDVELAPPVLDVSVKENLIHVNASFPLATCVESFPWMYDLDLWEAGSEDKKRYESIFRKNSVNIDTTALSGNYCLSARSSFQSIDFKHSKFSQPVCVLLNHKAAGWKFPLSAMIPASVLPFLLTGALIICLLKQDAKRTKMPHALDFSHLKVAGTAFHCELSEKEFFRDYLICTEKPVSQGKKTRTIARNNLPWMVSFLSSSEEEEEEEEEDSSTFIPYIEMLQLPKRGLNYQPSRTAQGETSLDSGSGGLRVDDGSVLDLTTLGFSLFPMRKNEVDTSGSQGNEKVSLSCSSSLGSVSLTDVRYPGPRGRGQHDTDRDERVETTPLQTLMEELSVKPLVAEQFLHRKDHHFTKYYQKQIAGHDFLITEDSQLIEDPNRVQFICFQTLQVAEDEGIASDCDSDNFTEGTPPASTVLSDAFETSNMKEKYAQKFEFKGYQHRHYMARS; encoded by the exons ATGTCTGCCTGGAAAACCAGAGCCCTGATAGCACTGTGCTTCCTGCGGCACATTAGAG GTCACATTCATCTTCCCCCTCCTCAAAACGTTACACTGCTGTCAAAGGATTTTGATATGATTTTGACATGGATCCCAGGAGAAGGATCTCCACCTGATACGACATACACAGTGAG cCAGGAACGCATGAACAAATGGATAAAGGTCCCTCATTGCAAAAATATTCCCAGTACCTCCTGCAATCTGACTTGTGTGCTTCCAAATTTCTTCATTAAATTCCGGGCTCGAGTAAAAGCCATTTCCGGAGGACTCCAGTCGCCATGGGTAGAATCAGAGTTCAAGGAATACTATCTGGATG TGGAACTGGCTCCCCCAGTGCTAGATGTGAGTGTAAAGGAGAACTTAATCCATGTGAATGCCTCCTTCCCTTTGGCCACCTGTGTGGAGAGTTTCCCTTGGATGTATGACTTGGACCTTTGGGAAGCTGGATCTGAAGACAAG AAGCGATATGAAAGTATTTTTAGGAAGAATTCAGTGAACATCGACACCACTGCGCTTAGTGGCAATTACTGCTTGAGTGCCAGATCTTCCTTCCAAAGCATTGATTTCAAGCACAGCAAATTCTCCCAGCCAGTGTGTGTGCTATTAAACCACAAAG cagcaggatggaagtTCCCACTTTCTGCCATGATCCCTGCATCtgtcctccccttccttctcacaGGCGCCCTCATCATCTGTTTGCTGAAACAAGACGCTAAACGAACGAAGATGCCTCATGCTTTG GATTTCTCCCACTTAAAAGTTGCTGGAACAGCCTTTCACTGTGAGCTCAGTGAAAAGGAGTTCTTCAGGGACTATCTTATCTGCACAGAGAAGCCAGTATCACAAGGGAAGAAGACCAGAACTATAGCAAGAAACAACCTGCCATGGATGGTGTCTTTCCTTTCATCatcagaagaagaggaggaggaagaggaggaagacagcagtACTTTCATCCCATATATTGAAATGCTTCAGCTTCCAAAGAGAGGTCTGAACTATCAGCCGTCCAGAACAGCTCAGGGGGAAACCAGCTTGGACTCTGGATCTGGAGGTCTCCGTGTGGACGACGGATCTGTGCTTGACCTAACTACCTtgggtttctctctctttccaatgAGAAAGAATGAGGTGGACACCTCAGGATCCCAAGGAAATGAGAAAGTATCCCTTTCTTGCAGTTCCTCTTTGGGAAGTGTGTCCCTCACTGATGTGAGATATCCAGGTCCCAGGGGACGTGGACAGCATGATACAGACAGGGATGAACGCGTGGAAACGACCCCTCTTCAAACACTGATGGAAGAACTTAGTGTCAAACCTCTGGTTGCTGAACAGTTCCTGCATAGGAAGGATCATCATTTCACTAAGTATTACCAGAAGCAAATAGCTGGTCACGATTTCCTGATCACTGAGGATTCGCAGCTCATTGAGGATCCAAACAGGGTGCAGTTCATTTGCTTTCAGACATTACAGGTAGCAGAAGATGAGGGTATTGCAAGTGACTGCGACAGCGATAATTTTACAGAAGGGACACCTCCTGCATCCACTGTGCTAAGTGATGCATTTGAAACTTcaaatatgaaggaaaaatatgctCAAAAGTTTGAATTCAAAGGTTATCAGCATAGGCATTACATGGCAAGGAGCTAG
- the IFNLR1 gene encoding interferon lambda receptor 1 isoform X2: MSAWKTRALIALCFLRHIRGHIHLPPPQNVTLLSKDFDMILTWIPGEGSPPDTTYTVRYESQERMNKWIKVPHCKNIPSTSCNLTCVLPNFFIKFRARVKAISGGLQSPWVESEFKEYYLDVELAPPVLDVSVKENLIHVNASFPLATCVESFPWMYDLDLWEAGSEDKKRYESIFRKNSVNIDTTALSGNYCLSARSSFQSIDFKHSKFSQPVCVLLNHKAGWKFPLSAMIPASVLPFLLTGALIICLLKQDAKRTKMPHALDFSHLKVAGTAFHCELSEKEFFRDYLICTEKPVSQGKKTRTIARNNLPWMVSFLSSSEEEEEEEEEDSSTFIPYIEMLQLPKRGLNYQPSRTAQGETSLDSGSGGLRVDDGSVLDLTTLGFSLFPMRKNEVDTSGSQGNEKVSLSCSSSLGSVSLTDVRYPGPRGRGQHDTDRDERVETTPLQTLMEELSVKPLVAEQFLHRKDHHFTKYYQKQIAGHDFLITEDSQLIEDPNRVQFICFQTLQVAEDEGIASDCDSDNFTEGTPPASTVLSDAFETSNMKEKYAQKFEFKGYQHRHYMARS; encoded by the exons ATGTCTGCCTGGAAAACCAGAGCCCTGATAGCACTGTGCTTCCTGCGGCACATTAGAG GTCACATTCATCTTCCCCCTCCTCAAAACGTTACACTGCTGTCAAAGGATTTTGATATGATTTTGACATGGATCCCAGGAGAAGGATCTCCACCTGATACGACATACACAGTGAGGTATGAAAG cCAGGAACGCATGAACAAATGGATAAAGGTCCCTCATTGCAAAAATATTCCCAGTACCTCCTGCAATCTGACTTGTGTGCTTCCAAATTTCTTCATTAAATTCCGGGCTCGAGTAAAAGCCATTTCCGGAGGACTCCAGTCGCCATGGGTAGAATCAGAGTTCAAGGAATACTATCTGGATG TGGAACTGGCTCCCCCAGTGCTAGATGTGAGTGTAAAGGAGAACTTAATCCATGTGAATGCCTCCTTCCCTTTGGCCACCTGTGTGGAGAGTTTCCCTTGGATGTATGACTTGGACCTTTGGGAAGCTGGATCTGAAGACAAG AAGCGATATGAAAGTATTTTTAGGAAGAATTCAGTGAACATCGACACCACTGCGCTTAGTGGCAATTACTGCTTGAGTGCCAGATCTTCCTTCCAAAGCATTGATTTCAAGCACAGCAAATTCTCCCAGCCAGTGTGTGTGCTATTAAACCACAAAG caggatggaagtTCCCACTTTCTGCCATGATCCCTGCATCtgtcctccccttccttctcacaGGCGCCCTCATCATCTGTTTGCTGAAACAAGACGCTAAACGAACGAAGATGCCTCATGCTTTG GATTTCTCCCACTTAAAAGTTGCTGGAACAGCCTTTCACTGTGAGCTCAGTGAAAAGGAGTTCTTCAGGGACTATCTTATCTGCACAGAGAAGCCAGTATCACAAGGGAAGAAGACCAGAACTATAGCAAGAAACAACCTGCCATGGATGGTGTCTTTCCTTTCATCatcagaagaagaggaggaggaagaggaggaagacagcagtACTTTCATCCCATATATTGAAATGCTTCAGCTTCCAAAGAGAGGTCTGAACTATCAGCCGTCCAGAACAGCTCAGGGGGAAACCAGCTTGGACTCTGGATCTGGAGGTCTCCGTGTGGACGACGGATCTGTGCTTGACCTAACTACCTtgggtttctctctctttccaatgAGAAAGAATGAGGTGGACACCTCAGGATCCCAAGGAAATGAGAAAGTATCCCTTTCTTGCAGTTCCTCTTTGGGAAGTGTGTCCCTCACTGATGTGAGATATCCAGGTCCCAGGGGACGTGGACAGCATGATACAGACAGGGATGAACGCGTGGAAACGACCCCTCTTCAAACACTGATGGAAGAACTTAGTGTCAAACCTCTGGTTGCTGAACAGTTCCTGCATAGGAAGGATCATCATTTCACTAAGTATTACCAGAAGCAAATAGCTGGTCACGATTTCCTGATCACTGAGGATTCGCAGCTCATTGAGGATCCAAACAGGGTGCAGTTCATTTGCTTTCAGACATTACAGGTAGCAGAAGATGAGGGTATTGCAAGTGACTGCGACAGCGATAATTTTACAGAAGGGACACCTCCTGCATCCACTGTGCTAAGTGATGCATTTGAAACTTcaaatatgaaggaaaaatatgctCAAAAGTTTGAATTCAAAGGTTATCAGCATAGGCATTACATGGCAAGGAGCTAG
- the IL22RA1 gene encoding interleukin-22 receptor subunit alpha-1 isoform X1: MHGKCQRALDNQARGTKGQIPDRGAFGIVTTEGSSCLKHAAFSSTNFENILIWETEADVPPGTAFDVQYKQYGEKVWLNKRECQGITQPFCNLTRETENFTEHYYARVRATGQNYCSSKWVHSERFEPRKETIIGAPEVEYIPNVRSIKFLIQPPYTPLRGEDHRHLTIEDIYSKFGTVDYHLTIFNQRTRQKWTKNEHNKEFEVSNLDPDTEYNGTVHICLLERSSKSQVFWVRTLADNTWLLYCFVALAFSGGLMFAAISYVIYKYIKQRSAQPMSLDFRGISSFQPLTLTVEHIIKPINLSKPALLIPEVQLPQISQHLDKALDPPQSFCPPKTIYQQQAAVPAFQLSPQPRCLESTSPGYTPQTAEQSVPCAMSSETLSLNYGVCVEHMDCVDKRKLQPNQTLKEVSPDFVGGKLVTQTLGKSCSHWNYKEQRPKLLLWESSDTRESAFLQGSPGQTQQLLLQPDGVESKLRIPQVPLSLLEQGSCYRQQRAELLPLLSSVKVDRDSVSEDESLSSLSAAFFLSVCTGNNLPGEHNTEWWMSPDSFSYSENKLQFTETQETEMLTAAKELNCTKLNNAVSQDTISDQDSGIPLSMLFKDLNLKVQWEQGMDENTEIY; the protein is encoded by the exons ATGCATGGAAAATGCCAGAGAGCTCTAGATAACCAGGCAAGAGGAACAAAAGGACAAATACCCGACAGAGGTGCTTTTG GCATTGTCACTACAGAGGGATCATCATGTCTGAAACATGCAGCATTTTCTTCTACAAACTTTGAGAACATCCTGATATGGGAAACTGAAGCAGATGTTCCTCCTGGCACTGCATTTGATGTCCAGTATAAACA GTATGGAGAAAAAGTCTGGCTTAACAAGCGTGAGTGCCAGGGTATCACACAGCCTTTCTGCAATCTCACTCGTGAAACAGAAAACTTCACTGAGCATTACTATGCCAGAGTGAGGGCCACTGGTCAGAACTACTGCTCCTCCAAGTGGGTACACTCAGAAAGGTTTGAACCCAGAAAAGAAA CTATTATTGGAGCACCAGAAGTGGAGTATATTCCTAATGTACGTTCCATAAAGTTTCTTATACAGCCTCCCTATACTCCGCTGAGAGGTGAGGATCACCGCCATCTAACCATAGAGGACATTTATAGCAAATTTGGTACTGTTGATTATCACTTAACGATATTCAACCAAAGGACACGCCAAAAG tggACAAAGAATGAGCATAACAAAGAATTTGAAGTCTCCAACTTGGACCCAGACACTGAATATAATGGAACAGTACACATATGTCTCCTCGAGAgaagcagcaaatctcaagtATTTTGGGTTCGAACATTAGCAG ATAACACTTGGCTTCTCTACTGTTTTGTGGCACTCGCATTCTCTGGAGGACTGATGTTTGCTGCAATTAGTTATGTGATCTATAAATATATCAAGCAACGCAGTGCACAGCCAATGTCTTTG GATTTCAGAGGGATTTCATCCTTCCAGCCTCTTACACTGACAGTGGAGCACATTATAAAGCCTATTAATTTATCCAAACCTGCACTTCTCATCCCTGAAGTGCAGTTACCACAGATCAGCCAGCATTTGGACAAAGCACTGGATCCACCACAGTCTTTCTGTCCACCAAAAACTATCTATCAGCAACAGGCCGCTGTACCGGCATTCCAGCTGTCCCCTCAGCCTCGCTGCTTGGAAAGCACATCTCCTGGTTATACTCCTCAAACAGCTGAGCAAAGTGTTCCTTGTGCCATGTCCAGCGAAACTCTGTCCCTAAACTATGGTGTGTGTGTCGAACACATGGACTGTGTTGACAAGAGAAAATTGCAGCCAAACCAGACACTAAAGGAAGTTTCTCCAGATTTTGTTGGTGGAAAGCTTGTAACCCAGACACTGGGAAAGAGCTGCAGTCATTGGAATTATAAAGAACAGAGGCCAAAATTGTTATTATGGGAGAGCAGTGACACAAGAGAGTCAGCTTTCTTACAGGGGAGCCCTGGGCaaacacagcagctgctgctccagcctgATGGGGTAGAAAGTAAATTGCGTATACCCCAGGTGCCACTTTCTCTGCTGGAACAAGGAAGCTGCTATAGACAACAGAGAGCAGAACTGCTACCATTATTGTCTTCAGTGAAAGTTGACAGAGACTCTGTTTCAGAGGATGAATCCCTGTCATCTCTTTCAGCAGCTTTCTTCCTCTCAGTCTGTACTGGTAACAACCTCCCTGGAGAGCACAACACAGAGTGGTGGATGTCACCAGATTCATTCTcgtattctgaaaataaattgcagTTCACAGAGACTCAAGAAACAGAGATGTTAACAGCAGCAAAGGAACTAAACTGCACAAAATTGAATAATGCTGTGTCCCAAGACACTATCTCAGATCAGGACAGTGGCATCCCCCTCAGTATGTTGTTCAAAGATCTGAATTTAAAAGTTCAGTGGGAGCAAGGTATGGATGAGAACACAGAAATTTATTAG
- the IL22RA1 gene encoding interleukin-22 receptor subunit alpha-1 isoform X2 yields the protein MKQFLIFWAVCSVVGIVTTEGSSCLKHAAFSSTNFENILIWETEADVPPGTAFDVQYKQYGEKVWLNKRECQGITQPFCNLTRETENFTEHYYARVRATGQNYCSSKWVHSERFEPRKETIIGAPEVEYIPNVRSIKFLIQPPYTPLRGEDHRHLTIEDIYSKFGTVDYHLTIFNQRTRQKWTKNEHNKEFEVSNLDPDTEYNGTVHICLLERSSKSQVFWVRTLADNTWLLYCFVALAFSGGLMFAAISYVIYKYIKQRSAQPMSLDFRGISSFQPLTLTVEHIIKPINLSKPALLIPEVQLPQISQHLDKALDPPQSFCPPKTIYQQQAAVPAFQLSPQPRCLESTSPGYTPQTAEQSVPCAMSSETLSLNYGVCVEHMDCVDKRKLQPNQTLKEVSPDFVGGKLVTQTLGKSCSHWNYKEQRPKLLLWESSDTRESAFLQGSPGQTQQLLLQPDGVESKLRIPQVPLSLLEQGSCYRQQRAELLPLLSSVKVDRDSVSEDESLSSLSAAFFLSVCTGNNLPGEHNTEWWMSPDSFSYSENKLQFTETQETEMLTAAKELNCTKLNNAVSQDTISDQDSGIPLSMLFKDLNLKVQWEQGMDENTEIY from the exons ATGAAGCAATTTCTGATCTTTTGGGCTGTTTGTTCAGTGGTCG GCATTGTCACTACAGAGGGATCATCATGTCTGAAACATGCAGCATTTTCTTCTACAAACTTTGAGAACATCCTGATATGGGAAACTGAAGCAGATGTTCCTCCTGGCACTGCATTTGATGTCCAGTATAAACA GTATGGAGAAAAAGTCTGGCTTAACAAGCGTGAGTGCCAGGGTATCACACAGCCTTTCTGCAATCTCACTCGTGAAACAGAAAACTTCACTGAGCATTACTATGCCAGAGTGAGGGCCACTGGTCAGAACTACTGCTCCTCCAAGTGGGTACACTCAGAAAGGTTTGAACCCAGAAAAGAAA CTATTATTGGAGCACCAGAAGTGGAGTATATTCCTAATGTACGTTCCATAAAGTTTCTTATACAGCCTCCCTATACTCCGCTGAGAGGTGAGGATCACCGCCATCTAACCATAGAGGACATTTATAGCAAATTTGGTACTGTTGATTATCACTTAACGATATTCAACCAAAGGACACGCCAAAAG tggACAAAGAATGAGCATAACAAAGAATTTGAAGTCTCCAACTTGGACCCAGACACTGAATATAATGGAACAGTACACATATGTCTCCTCGAGAgaagcagcaaatctcaagtATTTTGGGTTCGAACATTAGCAG ATAACACTTGGCTTCTCTACTGTTTTGTGGCACTCGCATTCTCTGGAGGACTGATGTTTGCTGCAATTAGTTATGTGATCTATAAATATATCAAGCAACGCAGTGCACAGCCAATGTCTTTG GATTTCAGAGGGATTTCATCCTTCCAGCCTCTTACACTGACAGTGGAGCACATTATAAAGCCTATTAATTTATCCAAACCTGCACTTCTCATCCCTGAAGTGCAGTTACCACAGATCAGCCAGCATTTGGACAAAGCACTGGATCCACCACAGTCTTTCTGTCCACCAAAAACTATCTATCAGCAACAGGCCGCTGTACCGGCATTCCAGCTGTCCCCTCAGCCTCGCTGCTTGGAAAGCACATCTCCTGGTTATACTCCTCAAACAGCTGAGCAAAGTGTTCCTTGTGCCATGTCCAGCGAAACTCTGTCCCTAAACTATGGTGTGTGTGTCGAACACATGGACTGTGTTGACAAGAGAAAATTGCAGCCAAACCAGACACTAAAGGAAGTTTCTCCAGATTTTGTTGGTGGAAAGCTTGTAACCCAGACACTGGGAAAGAGCTGCAGTCATTGGAATTATAAAGAACAGAGGCCAAAATTGTTATTATGGGAGAGCAGTGACACAAGAGAGTCAGCTTTCTTACAGGGGAGCCCTGGGCaaacacagcagctgctgctccagcctgATGGGGTAGAAAGTAAATTGCGTATACCCCAGGTGCCACTTTCTCTGCTGGAACAAGGAAGCTGCTATAGACAACAGAGAGCAGAACTGCTACCATTATTGTCTTCAGTGAAAGTTGACAGAGACTCTGTTTCAGAGGATGAATCCCTGTCATCTCTTTCAGCAGCTTTCTTCCTCTCAGTCTGTACTGGTAACAACCTCCCTGGAGAGCACAACACAGAGTGGTGGATGTCACCAGATTCATTCTcgtattctgaaaataaattgcagTTCACAGAGACTCAAGAAACAGAGATGTTAACAGCAGCAAAGGAACTAAACTGCACAAAATTGAATAATGCTGTGTCCCAAGACACTATCTCAGATCAGGACAGTGGCATCCCCCTCAGTATGTTGTTCAAAGATCTGAATTTAAAAGTTCAGTGGGAGCAAGGTATGGATGAGAACACAGAAATTTATTAG